From a single Adhaeribacter swui genomic region:
- a CDS encoding PQQ-dependent sugar dehydrogenase, with translation MKLSLIIVSLFICLSACNSTSKRSKTNILLHTEAGGAKFEKSLSQTVEKAGWHYTKAPDLNYFQEDSLQQYSSIFVDFSTLNKLDYKAINALKRYLEAEGGGIVAIKDTLLTQKEWPWLQAWNELPTGVDQKQDAGNLKILNQDFTGDDLQKSLAYAIGNNRLPDYSKATTLAVPEASRYTYQVLAQGLDEPMQLAILPNNDVLFVERKGAVKLYSATKNQTETIANFDVFSGIEDGLLGAALDPDFKNNNWVYFYYAVAGDKAINRLSRMELKEGNLLRATEKTLLEIPTQRQYCCHSAGYIQFGPDGLLYLSTGDNTNAEETEGYIPIDERPGRALADDQATAANSNDLRGKILRIKPEPNGTYSIPEGNLFPKGTPKTRPEIYTMGHRNPYRFTVDMKNNYVYWGDIGPDTKVPSSEGTLSFDEVNQARKPGFFGWPYFLGNNEAFPYYDFATKKEGPKFNPSVPINNSPNNTGIKNLPPAQPAMIWYGDGNSKKFPLVGKGGESAMAGPVYYSDLFADAPFKLPPYYDEKLIIYDWVRRWFMAVTFDKDKNFLRMEPFLDHLPFNAPTDIKFATDGAIYILEYGTNWFAKNTDAQLIRIEYSEGNRKPLAKINTSNLYGAAPFKLQLSAADSKDFDKEDSLEYKWLIEGKELKGENISHTFNKPGVYKVALTVTDNHEETGTSNVEIKVGNAPPVVDIITAANQSFYWNNTVLDYKVQVSDKEDQRIDTSKVNISLNFLPRGKDIAVALTNPQTSNNLQFVKGQYLLNNLDCKACHSVNQVSVGPAYSAIAARYTGKAEMVDKLAQKVIKGGSGNWGKRMMSSHPDLAAEDAKEIVNYILSLNQGNQSLPMQGAVTLKDHLGKGNEGSYLLMANYTDKGANKIEPLSARSYITLRNPLVQIEDYDGGNITLRTVTTEFLTYSSVRHGNFVKFNQIDFTNLKNIKYRLFKRGVGGKIEVRLGKIDGPLVSTISIPAGQAADEKTGWTEMVASLKETKGKHDLFLIFAKEKDTSSNLFDIDWLYFSN, from the coding sequence ATGAAATTAAGTCTTATTATTGTATCCTTATTTATTTGCCTTTCCGCGTGTAATTCCACCTCTAAACGTTCGAAAACGAATATACTTCTACATACAGAAGCGGGCGGAGCAAAATTTGAAAAATCGTTATCACAGACCGTTGAAAAAGCAGGCTGGCACTATACCAAGGCACCTGATTTAAATTATTTTCAAGAAGATTCGCTCCAGCAATACAGCAGTATTTTTGTTGACTTTTCTACTCTTAATAAATTAGATTATAAAGCAATAAATGCCTTAAAGCGCTATTTAGAAGCCGAAGGGGGAGGAATTGTGGCGATAAAGGATACCTTGCTCACCCAAAAAGAATGGCCTTGGCTCCAAGCCTGGAACGAGTTGCCTACTGGAGTAGACCAGAAACAAGATGCAGGAAATTTAAAAATTTTAAATCAGGATTTTACCGGCGATGATTTACAAAAGTCTTTGGCCTACGCAATTGGCAATAATAGATTGCCTGATTACAGTAAAGCTACTACGCTGGCAGTACCAGAGGCAAGTCGATATACGTATCAGGTATTAGCCCAAGGTTTAGACGAACCCATGCAGTTGGCAATACTTCCTAATAACGATGTTTTGTTTGTAGAGCGGAAAGGGGCAGTTAAACTTTACAGTGCTACAAAAAACCAAACCGAGACAATAGCAAATTTTGATGTATTTAGTGGTATTGAGGATGGTTTGTTAGGCGCAGCACTTGACCCGGATTTTAAAAATAATAATTGGGTTTACTTTTATTATGCAGTAGCCGGAGATAAAGCTATTAACCGTTTATCCCGGATGGAGTTAAAAGAAGGTAATCTGCTGCGAGCTACTGAAAAAACCTTATTAGAAATTCCTACCCAAAGGCAATACTGCTGCCATTCTGCGGGATACATTCAATTTGGCCCCGATGGTTTGCTCTATCTTTCTACGGGAGATAATACCAATGCCGAAGAAACGGAAGGCTACATTCCCATTGATGAGCGCCCCGGAAGAGCCCTGGCCGATGACCAGGCAACAGCTGCCAATAGTAATGATTTAAGAGGAAAGATATTAAGAATAAAGCCAGAGCCAAACGGCACCTACTCCATTCCGGAAGGTAATTTATTTCCTAAAGGAACACCGAAGACCAGACCCGAAATTTATACCATGGGCCATCGTAATCCATACCGTTTTACCGTGGACATGAAAAACAACTATGTTTATTGGGGCGATATAGGTCCCGATACCAAAGTACCCTCTTCGGAAGGGACATTGAGTTTTGATGAAGTAAACCAGGCTAGAAAACCAGGCTTTTTCGGTTGGCCTTATTTCTTAGGCAACAACGAGGCCTTTCCTTATTACGACTTTGCCACCAAGAAAGAAGGCCCTAAGTTCAATCCTTCCGTACCAATTAATAACTCTCCTAATAATACCGGCATTAAAAATCTACCACCCGCCCAACCAGCCATGATTTGGTACGGAGATGGCAATTCAAAAAAATTTCCTTTGGTGGGTAAAGGAGGTGAAAGTGCCATGGCTGGCCCGGTTTATTATTCTGATTTATTTGCGGATGCACCATTTAAGTTGCCCCCCTATTATGATGAAAAGCTTATTATCTATGATTGGGTAAGGCGCTGGTTTATGGCTGTAACCTTTGATAAAGATAAAAACTTTTTACGTATGGAGCCATTCCTGGATCATCTTCCGTTTAATGCTCCCACTGATATAAAGTTTGCAACGGATGGTGCCATCTATATTCTGGAGTATGGAACAAATTGGTTTGCCAAGAACACAGATGCACAACTAATCCGAATTGAATATTCTGAAGGAAATCGTAAGCCCTTAGCCAAAATAAATACCAGTAATTTGTATGGAGCAGCTCCTTTCAAATTGCAACTTTCTGCTGCTGATTCCAAGGATTTTGATAAAGAGGATTCTTTAGAATACAAATGGTTAATAGAAGGAAAAGAATTAAAAGGAGAAAATATTTCGCACACCTTTAATAAACCAGGCGTTTACAAGGTGGCTTTAACCGTAACCGACAATCATGAAGAAACCGGCACCTCGAATGTAGAAATTAAAGTGGGCAATGCTCCACCAGTTGTTGATATTATAACAGCCGCTAATCAGAGTTTTTACTGGAACAATACTGTATTAGACTATAAAGTACAAGTAAGCGATAAAGAAGATCAACGGATAGATACTAGTAAAGTTAATATTAGTTTAAATTTCCTCCCCCGCGGAAAAGATATTGCAGTTGCTTTGACCAATCCGCAAACTTCCAATAACCTGCAATTTGTTAAAGGCCAGTATTTATTAAATAATCTGGATTGTAAAGCGTGTCATTCTGTAAATCAGGTATCAGTAGGACCTGCCTATTCTGCTATTGCAGCAAGGTATACTGGAAAGGCGGAAATGGTTGATAAATTAGCGCAAAAAGTTATAAAAGGCGGAAGTGGTAACTGGGGCAAAAGAATGATGTCTTCGCATCCGGATTTGGCGGCTGAAGATGCCAAAGAAATCGTGAACTATATCCTGTCCTTAAACCAGGGCAATCAATCACTCCCGATGCAGGGAGCCGTGACACTGAAAGACCATCTTGGCAAAGGTAATGAGGGCTCTTATCTATTAATGGCCAATTATACCGATAAAGGCGCAAATAAAATAGAACCGCTTTCGGCACGCAGTTATATAACCTTACGCAATCCTTTGGTGCAAATTGAAGATTATGATGGCGGTAATATTACCCTCAGAACGGTTACTACCGAATTTCTCACTTACTCCAGTGTACGGCATGGGAATTTTGTAAAATTTAATCAAATAGATTTTACAAACCTGAAGAATATAAAATACCGGTTGTTTAAACGAGGCGTTGGTGGAAAAATTGAAGTACGTTTAGGTAAAATAGATGGACCTCTTGTGAGTACAATTTCTATTCCGGCGGGTCAGGCAGCCGATGAAAAAACTGGATGGACCGAAATGGTAGCTTCTTTAAAAGAGACAAAAGGAAAACATGATCTATTTTTAATTTTTGCTAAAGAGAAGGACACTTCAAGCAATCTCTTCGACATCGACTGGCTTTATTTTTCTAATTAA
- a CDS encoding nucleoside permease, with translation MKFSIRIRLSILMLLEYFVWGAWYVTMGTYLLTSLKADAIQVGTAYANLSIAAIISPIFIGLIADRFFSAQKVLGLLHLLGACTLYYISTVKHFEEFWWLILLYTLLYMPTMSLANGISFSQMKDPGKEFPSVRVLGTAGWIAAGLLIGFMDMEGSSLTFRIAAACSLVLGVFSFFLPHTPPQKRSASLSSILGLEALVLFKDRSFIVFFLTSIAVCIPLAFYYNFTNPFLNDLGVKNAAGIMTLGQASEFLFMLSMPLFFSRFGIKKMMLLGIFAWIIRYMLFAFGNNETEAWMLYSGIILHGICYDFFFVTGQIYIDRRAEQSIRNAAQGMITFATYGIGMLIGSYISGFVTEKFVSPKGSLLNYDWQSVWLSPATIAMGVGLLFLIFFREKTIQSISQKRAIKTPV, from the coding sequence ATGAAATTCTCTATTAGAATACGCTTGTCCATACTCATGCTGCTCGAGTACTTTGTATGGGGTGCTTGGTACGTTACCATGGGCACTTATCTATTAACGTCCTTAAAGGCAGATGCTATTCAGGTTGGTACGGCTTACGCCAATCTTTCTATCGCCGCTATTATTTCCCCCATATTTATTGGCCTGATTGCCGATCGTTTTTTTTCTGCGCAAAAAGTATTGGGATTATTGCATTTACTGGGCGCTTGCACCCTGTATTATATTAGTACCGTAAAGCATTTCGAGGAGTTCTGGTGGCTGATACTTTTATATACGCTGCTGTACATGCCTACTATGTCGCTGGCAAATGGTATATCTTTCTCCCAGATGAAAGATCCTGGCAAAGAGTTTCCTTCTGTTCGCGTGTTAGGCACGGCCGGTTGGATTGCCGCGGGTCTTTTAATTGGGTTTATGGATATGGAAGGATCATCTCTTACTTTTCGCATAGCGGCGGCATGTTCTTTGGTGTTAGGTGTTTTTAGTTTTTTCCTGCCCCATACTCCTCCCCAAAAAAGAAGCGCCAGCTTATCCTCCATTTTAGGATTAGAGGCGTTAGTTCTTTTCAAAGACCGATCATTTATTGTTTTCTTTCTTACTTCTATTGCGGTTTGTATACCGCTGGCATTTTATTACAACTTCACCAATCCGTTCTTAAATGACTTGGGCGTGAAAAATGCCGCCGGTATCATGACTCTTGGTCAGGCTTCCGAATTTCTTTTTATGTTATCAATGCCTTTATTTTTTAGCAGGTTTGGAATAAAGAAAATGATGCTTTTGGGCATTTTTGCCTGGATAATCCGGTATATGCTTTTTGCATTTGGCAATAATGAAACAGAAGCTTGGATGTTATACAGCGGGATTATTTTACACGGAATTTGCTATGATTTCTTTTTTGTAACAGGTCAGATTTATATTGATAGAAGAGCGGAACAATCCATCCGGAATGCAGCCCAAGGCATGATCACCTTTGCAACTTACGGCATCGGGATGTTAATAGGGTCTTATATTTCGGGCTTTGTAACCGAAAAGTTTGTCTCTCCCAAAGGCAGCCTCTTAAATTATGATTGGCAATCCGTGTGGCTAAGTCCCGCTACCATCGCCATGGGGGTAGGACTGTTATTTTTAATTTTTTTTAGAGAAAAAACAATCCAGTCAATCAGCCAAAAAAGGGCGATTAAAACACCGGTTTAA